In one window of Aphidius gifuensis isolate YNYX2018 linkage group LG4, ASM1490517v1, whole genome shotgun sequence DNA:
- the LOC122854065 gene encoding protein sister of odd and bowel → MTMEDRLGTGIDRPCDASITATVAGNLTTNASYPLRRTSKRSFDVAFLVAPDEKLTRRQRINYPIIDTSQSFNQSVSPSSISPPVNDNCFRGFTSILNHHNQHNQHSNNNHQQHHHHNQDDIISSRSAFTKVNSLSSYDESRSPQRSSPGSPPIGGTITPPTCSIKNFKYGSFSAVAVAAAAAAAAAAATTTTATTTTATTSSITDAIKLRKITTNLIEQSTAAAAVYSNLSYPPISVFPTAPTTPRHFLGVNGVTGLLPPSFALSLPAQNVCAKCNLSFRMTSDLVYHMRSHHKNESVGESSRRRREEKLRCPVCDESFRERHHLTRHMTAHQDKDSDVVVDHHQQQLSQRQSSSSSSTSTTLINKRRTTSGLSVIHGAK, encoded by the exons ATGACAATGGAAGATCGTTTGGGAACAGGCATCGATCGTCCATGCGATGCAAGTATAACAGCAACAGTTGCTggtaatttaacaacaaatgcaTCATATCCATTACGTAGAACATCAAAACGTTCATTTGATGTTGCATTTTTAGTTGCacctgatgaaaaattaacacGACGTCAAAGAATTAATTATCCAATAATTGATACAAGCCAAAGCTTTAATCAATCAGTTAGTCCAAGTTCAATAAGTCCACCAGTTAATGACAATTGTTTTCGTGGTTttacatcaattttaaatcatcataatcaacATAATCaacatagtaataataatcatcaacaacatcatcatcataatcaagATGATATTATCAGTTCAAGAAGTGCATTTACAAAAGTTAATTCATTGAGTAGTTATGATGAATCAAGAAGTCCACAAAGATCATCACCAGGTAGTCCACCAATTGGTGGAACAATAACACCACCAAcatgttcaattaaaaattttaaatatggatCATTTTCggctgttgctgttgctgctgctgctgcggCTGCTGCAGCTGctgcaacaaca acaacagcaacaacaacaacagcaacaacatcaaGTATAACAGATGCAATAAAATTAcgtaaaataacaacaaatttaattgaacaatcaacagcagcagcagcagtttattcaaatttatcatatcCACCAATATCAGTATTTCCAACCGCACCAACAACACCACGTCATTTTCTTGGTGTTAATGGTGTTACTGGTTTATTACCACCTTCATTTGCACTTAGTTTACCAGCTCAAAATGTATGTGCAAAGTGTAATTTATCATTTCGTATGACATCTGATTTAGTATATCATATGCGTTCACatcataaaaatgaaagtGTTGGAGAATCATCACGTAGACGTCGTGAAGAAAAATTACGTTGTCCAGTTTGTGATGAAAGTTTTCGTGAACGTCATCATTTAACACGTCATATGACTGCTCATCAAGATAAAGATagtgatgttgttgttgatcatcatcaacaacaattatcacaacgacaatcatcatcatcatcatcaacatcaacaacattaattaataagcGAAGAACAACTTCAGGACTTTCTGTTATTCATGGTGCAAAGTGA